From Variimorphobacter saccharofermentans, one genomic window encodes:
- the spoIIIAA gene encoding stage III sporulation protein AA, giving the protein MNTKDDLIKIFSLKLRTILGKLIIDYDKLQEIRLRMNAPLLIIYGNQEFFVTEDARLTDNPSKGVTITKNEIRETMEYISNYSLYAFEEEIKQGFITISGGHRIGIAGKIIIEDDVIKGMKHISFINIRLAHQVKGCADAVIPYILVNHRQGIYHTLIISPPRCGKTTMLRDIIRQLSNGNSKFAGMSVGVVDERSEIGACYMGTPQNELGIRTDILDCCPKAKGMLMLIRSMSPQIIAVDEIGSKEEIDAIDYVIGCGCKLIATVHGSSIEDIKSKPTLCELVHKRLFERYIILSNTKEVGHLEAIYDAEGKPLYSC; this is encoded by the coding sequence ATGAATACGAAAGACGATCTAATAAAGATATTTTCACTAAAGCTTAGAACGATACTTGGCAAACTAATTATCGATTATGATAAGCTTCAGGAGATCAGGCTTCGTATGAATGCGCCGCTTCTAATTATCTATGGTAATCAGGAATTCTTTGTAACGGAGGATGCGAGATTAACGGACAATCCATCCAAAGGCGTTACTATCACGAAGAATGAAATCCGGGAAACCATGGAGTACATAAGTAATTATTCTTTATATGCGTTTGAGGAAGAGATCAAGCAAGGATTTATTACGATCAGCGGTGGCCATAGAATTGGGATCGCAGGGAAAATAATTATCGAAGATGATGTTATTAAAGGAATGAAACATATTTCCTTCATTAATATAAGACTTGCCCATCAGGTCAAGGGGTGTGCCGATGCCGTAATTCCGTACATATTAGTGAATCATAGACAGGGAATATACCATACCCTGATCATCTCGCCTCCCCGTTGTGGAAAGACCACCATGCTTCGGGATATCATCCGGCAGCTTTCCAACGGAAACAGTAAATTTGCCGGAATGTCAGTAGGAGTAGTTGATGAACGCTCAGAAATTGGTGCCTGCTATATGGGGACACCACAGAACGAGCTGGGAATCCGGACGGACATCCTGGATTGTTGTCCCAAGGCAAAAGGAATGCTTATGTTAATTCGTTCCATGTCACCGCAGATTATTGCTGTGGATGAGATTGGATCAAAGGAAGAGATTGATGCCATTGATTATGTGATTGGCTGCGGATGTAAACTAATCGCTACGGTTCATGGCAGCTCGATCGAAGATATCAAGAGTAAGCCTACATTATGTGAACTGGTACATAAAAGACTATTTGAACGTTACATTATATTGAGTAACACCAAGGAAGTTGGACATTTGGAAGCAATTTATGATGCGGAAGGTAAACCGCTTTATTCGTGCTGA